The Ahaetulla prasina isolate Xishuangbanna chromosome 3, ASM2864084v1, whole genome shotgun sequence genome window below encodes:
- the TOE1 gene encoding target of EGR1 protein 1 isoform X2, whose product MASLRVPVIDVQDDNFKELWPSMLLAIKTSSFIAVDTELSGLGTRKSLLNQCIEERYKAVCNAAKTRSVLSLGVACFKHLPDKTENTYLSQIYNLTLLCMDDYIIEPQSVQFLVQHGFDFNKQYSQGIPYHRGNDKENENRSQTIRTFFLEIIRARKPIILHNGLIDLVFLYQCFYAHLPDNLGTFTADLSEMFPAGIYDTKYASEFEARFVASYLEYAYKKCKRENFRLKDSKKPYLSIEFCSYPASIDAYVEYRFCSVADVSQAQTDIANKIVICQPFSAYGWCPDGLKCTQSHNIDLIINEDENQKEAKRKTRKQKWKRRKNLESTKVELSSPMNDVKLAWDKEKGSPSKQSCPSNVIAPIIDSADAENVSGNGETSMDVEQELVSNSAVDASVDGNAAIATDNESIISSPFKDFQQEKAIGREGAEPKAQLQSDSAVTSLPVTDNVAPSNCSRGSIHRAGFDAFMTGYIIAYIQMLKNDKQSDSNDGPWLPECYNKLYLSGKSVPLQIVKSLFSKSSKAHNQKMKLVWDSS is encoded by the exons ATGGCCTCTTTAAGGGTGCCCGTCATTGATGTCCAGGATGACAATTTCAAGGAGCTCTGGCCATCCATGCTTTTGGCTATCAAAACTTCTAGCTTTATTGCTGTTGACACA GAACTTAGTGGGCTTGGAACAAGGAAGAGTTTGCTGAATCA GTGCATTGAAGAACGATATAAAGCGGTTTGCAATGCTGCTAAAACACGCTCTGTTTTGTCTCTTGGAGTTGCTTGTTTTAAACACCTTCCTGACAAG ACAGAGAACACATATCTTTCCCAGATCTACAACTTGACCTTGCTGTGTATGGATGATTATATAATTGAACCACAGTCAGTCCAATTCCTGGTGCAACATGGCTTTGACTTCAACAAGCAGTATTCTCAGGGCATTCCCTATCATAGGGGCAATGATAAG GAAAATGAAAATCGGAGTCAGACAATTCGTACTTTTTTCCTGGAAATAATTCGAGCAAGAAAACCTATCATTCTGCACAATGGCCTAATTGATTTAGTTTTCCTCTACCAGTGCTTCTATGCCCACTTACCTGACAATCTGGGCACTTTCACTGCTGATCTTTCAGAGATGTTCCCAGCCGGCATCTATGACACAAAATATGCCTCAGAATTTGAGGCACGTTTTGTAGCTTCTTATCTAGAGTATGCCTATAAGAAATG CAAACGAGAAAACTTCAGGTTGAAAGACTCCAAGAAACCATATCTCAGCATAGAATTCTGCAGCTATCCTGCCAGCATAGATGCCTATGTTGAATACCGGTTTTGCTCTGTGGCTGATGTCAGCCAGGCTCAAACTGACATTGCTAACAAAATTGTCATCTGCCAGCCATTTTCG GCTTATGGCTGGTGCCCAGATGGATTGAAATGTACACAATCTCACAATATTGATCTAATTATTAATGAGGATGAGAATCAGAAGGAAGCGAAGCGGAAGACAAGGAAACAGAAATGGAAACGGCGGAAGAACTTAGAGTCAACAAAAGTTGAACTGAGCAGCCCCATGAATGATGTAAAGTTGGCTTGGGATAAGGAAAAAGGTTCCCCTTCCAAACAGTCTTGCCCTAGTAATGTGATTGCTCCTATTATAGATAGTGCAGATGCAGAAAATGTGTCTGGTAATGGGGAGACTTCAATGGATGTGGAACAAGAACTAGTTTCCAATAGTGCAGTTGATGCCAGTGTTGATGGGAATGCTGCTATTGCCACAGACAATGAGAGTATCATTTCTTCACCATTCAAAGACTTCCAGCAGGAAAAGGCAATAGGAAGGGAAGGAGCAGAGCCAAAAGCCCAGTTACAGAGTGATTCTGCAGTGACCTCTTTGCCTGTCACAGATAACGTAGCACCATCTAATTGTTCACGAGGGAGTATTCACCGGGCTGGGTTTGATGCTTTCATGACAGGCTACATAATAGCATACATCCAGATGCTAAAGAATGATAAACAGAGTGACTCAAATGACGGGCCTTGGTTGCCAGAGTGCTACAACAAATTGTACCTTAGTGGAAAGTCTGTGCCTCTTCAGATTGTGAAAAGTTTGTTTTCTAAATCTTCCAAAGCCCACAACCAAAAGATGAAATTGGTATGGGACAGTAGTTAG
- the TOE1 gene encoding target of EGR1 protein 1 isoform X1: protein MCFVPNSCITMASLRVPVIDVQDDNFKELWPSMLLAIKTSSFIAVDTELSGLGTRKSLLNQCIEERYKAVCNAAKTRSVLSLGVACFKHLPDKTENTYLSQIYNLTLLCMDDYIIEPQSVQFLVQHGFDFNKQYSQGIPYHRGNDKENENRSQTIRTFFLEIIRARKPIILHNGLIDLVFLYQCFYAHLPDNLGTFTADLSEMFPAGIYDTKYASEFEARFVASYLEYAYKKCKRENFRLKDSKKPYLSIEFCSYPASIDAYVEYRFCSVADVSQAQTDIANKIVICQPFSAYGWCPDGLKCTQSHNIDLIINEDENQKEAKRKTRKQKWKRRKNLESTKVELSSPMNDVKLAWDKEKGSPSKQSCPSNVIAPIIDSADAENVSGNGETSMDVEQELVSNSAVDASVDGNAAIATDNESIISSPFKDFQQEKAIGREGAEPKAQLQSDSAVTSLPVTDNVAPSNCSRGSIHRAGFDAFMTGYIIAYIQMLKNDKQSDSNDGPWLPECYNKLYLSGKSVPLQIVKSLFSKSSKAHNQKMKLVWDSS from the exons ATGTGTTTTGTTCCCAACAGCTGTATTACAATGGCCTCTTTAAGGGTGCCCGTCATTGATGTCCAGGATGACAATTTCAAGGAGCTCTGGCCATCCATGCTTTTGGCTATCAAAACTTCTAGCTTTATTGCTGTTGACACA GAACTTAGTGGGCTTGGAACAAGGAAGAGTTTGCTGAATCA GTGCATTGAAGAACGATATAAAGCGGTTTGCAATGCTGCTAAAACACGCTCTGTTTTGTCTCTTGGAGTTGCTTGTTTTAAACACCTTCCTGACAAG ACAGAGAACACATATCTTTCCCAGATCTACAACTTGACCTTGCTGTGTATGGATGATTATATAATTGAACCACAGTCAGTCCAATTCCTGGTGCAACATGGCTTTGACTTCAACAAGCAGTATTCTCAGGGCATTCCCTATCATAGGGGCAATGATAAG GAAAATGAAAATCGGAGTCAGACAATTCGTACTTTTTTCCTGGAAATAATTCGAGCAAGAAAACCTATCATTCTGCACAATGGCCTAATTGATTTAGTTTTCCTCTACCAGTGCTTCTATGCCCACTTACCTGACAATCTGGGCACTTTCACTGCTGATCTTTCAGAGATGTTCCCAGCCGGCATCTATGACACAAAATATGCCTCAGAATTTGAGGCACGTTTTGTAGCTTCTTATCTAGAGTATGCCTATAAGAAATG CAAACGAGAAAACTTCAGGTTGAAAGACTCCAAGAAACCATATCTCAGCATAGAATTCTGCAGCTATCCTGCCAGCATAGATGCCTATGTTGAATACCGGTTTTGCTCTGTGGCTGATGTCAGCCAGGCTCAAACTGACATTGCTAACAAAATTGTCATCTGCCAGCCATTTTCG GCTTATGGCTGGTGCCCAGATGGATTGAAATGTACACAATCTCACAATATTGATCTAATTATTAATGAGGATGAGAATCAGAAGGAAGCGAAGCGGAAGACAAGGAAACAGAAATGGAAACGGCGGAAGAACTTAGAGTCAACAAAAGTTGAACTGAGCAGCCCCATGAATGATGTAAAGTTGGCTTGGGATAAGGAAAAAGGTTCCCCTTCCAAACAGTCTTGCCCTAGTAATGTGATTGCTCCTATTATAGATAGTGCAGATGCAGAAAATGTGTCTGGTAATGGGGAGACTTCAATGGATGTGGAACAAGAACTAGTTTCCAATAGTGCAGTTGATGCCAGTGTTGATGGGAATGCTGCTATTGCCACAGACAATGAGAGTATCATTTCTTCACCATTCAAAGACTTCCAGCAGGAAAAGGCAATAGGAAGGGAAGGAGCAGAGCCAAAAGCCCAGTTACAGAGTGATTCTGCAGTGACCTCTTTGCCTGTCACAGATAACGTAGCACCATCTAATTGTTCACGAGGGAGTATTCACCGGGCTGGGTTTGATGCTTTCATGACAGGCTACATAATAGCATACATCCAGATGCTAAAGAATGATAAACAGAGTGACTCAAATGACGGGCCTTGGTTGCCAGAGTGCTACAACAAATTGTACCTTAGTGGAAAGTCTGTGCCTCTTCAGATTGTGAAAAGTTTGTTTTCTAAATCTTCCAAAGCCCACAACCAAAAGATGAAATTGGTATGGGACAGTAGTTAG